In Nostoc edaphicum CCNP1411, the sequence ATTGGTAATTACTAGCTGTACGCCAAGTTCAAATAGTAATAACGGTGGCAATATTATTCTTGCTTCTAAAGATTTTACTGAACAAGATATTTTAGGTGAACTGTTAGCACAACAAATTGAGGCGACAACTAATTTAAAAGTAGATCGTCGCCCTCGTTTGGGTGGTTCTTTTGTTTGTCATAGTGCTATTACTGCTGGCAAAATCGACGCATATATTGAGTATACAGGCACAGCTTTTACTGGAATTTTAAAGCAAAAAGCAGTTAATGACCCCAAAGAGGTTTATGAAAGATTAAAACAAGCATACTCCCAGCAATTCAATCTGGAAGTGATGCCAAGCTTGGGTTTTGAAAATACTTTTGCAATGATTATCCGGGGTGAAGATGCCAAGCGCAACAACATTGAAACTCTCTCTCAAGCTACTCAATATACACCAAAGTGGCGTGGCGGTTTCGGTTATGAATTTTTAGAACGAGAAGATGGTTTTCCAGGATTAGCTAAAACTTACGATTTACGTTTTGCCAAATCGCCCCAAATTATGGACTTGGGTTTAATATATCGTGCTTTGATTCAAAAACAGGTAGATATGGTGGCGGGTAATTCTACTGACGGACAGATTTCTCGCTTAGGTTTAGTTGTACTCAAAGATGATAAAAAGTATTTTCCGCCTTATGAAACAGTGCCTATTGTCCGACAAGAAATATTAAAAAAGTATCCTGAATTAAGAACTGCGATCGCCTCACTTTCTGGAAAGATTTCGGCAGATGAAATGCGACAGTTAAACTATTTAGTTGAGGGGGAATTACGTGATATTAAAGATGTTGTCCACGAGTTTCGGATATCAAAGGGATTCAAATAATTTGTAATTCGTAATTCGTAATTCGTAATTAAGGGTTAGTGTAACGCACCGAAAATCTGAAATTTTGCGTTACGAAAGTCGTAACACACCCTACTAGCGCGTCTAGACTAAAATGTTGCAATAAATTTTCTTGTGGGGTGGACATCTTGTCACTGGTGTCAACTTAACGCGAAACCGCACGTCCGCCAACATGTCCGCCAGCACGTCCGCCAGGGATTGTAAATCCCTGTCTCATAGCTAAAGTCCTCTGAAGAGGACTTCATAGCGCAAAAATTTTCAGTCTACTTCAGTAGACTTGAGCAATTAGTCAGGGATTTACAATCCCTGGCGGGTGAACTGGTGGGTGAACCACACCCAATCAGTACGCTATTTTTGGCTTAACTTGACGCCAATGGGTGAGACACCCATCCCACAAGAGTTTTTCTAATGCACTATTTAAGACTAGACACACCCTACTGTTGTCCATGCAAAAAGTTCTTTAACCACGTCAACTCGCATCTCTTCCATGTTCTGATAGCGGTGCCATCAGTAAAATTTCTCCTCTTCGATATTTAATGCGAGGTGAGGAGCGATCGCCTAATTGCTGACTCAATACTTGATAGTCTTGCCAGTTTCCCAAAAGTTTTAACACCGCGCCAGGTGGTAACTCAATTCTTTCTGGTGTAATTACGGTATCCATATACTTTGAGAACGTTTCCTTTTTGGCTTGCTTGCATCCCCATCCTGTAGAGGGATGGGGATGTAAGCAATATGGTTAAACAACCACAAAATTGTTGTTCGTTAGTGACAACCCAGTAGATAATTCTGCAAATTGTACCTGAGTAAATGCGCCTGCATTACCATCTTGGTCAAAGAACAATGCACCTGTGGTGGAGTTATAAATAAATCGCTGGGTGCTAGTGGTTGCGGATTCTCCAAGTGTAAACTGACTTGTCTTAAGTACACCTGCTGATAAACCGCCACCAAAACCAGCAGCCGATACTTGAATTAGTTCATTAATGGCAACGAAGTCACGTATCCTATCAAGACCTTCATCGAAACTATTGAAAACAAAGGTATCAATACCACCTTCCCCAAATAGCCTATCATTACCACTGCCACCGATGAGGATAGAATCGCCACTGCCACCTCTGAGGGTATCGTCACCATTGCCACCAATGAGGGTGTTATTACCTGAGTTACTAGAGGCTGTCAGGGAATCATCACCATCGCCCCCATCTAATAGATTATTGCCTGAACCGAAAACATTCAATATATCGTTACCATTGCCCCCATATAATACATTATTGCCTGCACTGGAAACACCCAATATATCGTTACCATCGCCCCCATCTAATAGATTATTGCCTGTTGAACTGTAAATATCCAAATAATCGTTACCAGCACCACCGTTGAGAGTGTTATCGCCAGATATGCTACCGCTAACAAAATTTCCGAATTCGTCGTAGTAAATGTCACTCAAGGCCTGTAAAGAATCATTGCCATCGCCTCCATTGAGGAGGTGATTTCCTGTTGAAAGACTAATATCCAATAAATCGTCACCAGCACCGCCATCTACTGTATCGTTACCATTGCCTGGGCGAAGCGTATCATTACCATTGCTTCCCAAAAGATAATCATCATAGTCTGTACCTGTGATATTTAATTGTTCGATATTCTTGTAGCTAAACACTGTTGTGTCCGCCGTCGAAGAAATTACTGTAATGTTAGTAGTAGGATTGAAAGTCGAAGTAATTCCCGTGGTAGCACTGCTATAACTGAAAGACAAAGAGTCGTTACCTGCTCCCCCGTCTACTGTTTGAGTGACTAACGTAGATAGGGAGTCAAAATTTAAGGAATCATTGCCATTGCCACCATTGAGGGTGTTATTGCCAGTGCCACCATTGAGAGTGTCATTGCCATCGCCACCGTTGAGAATATTATTGCCATCGCCACCCCTCAAAATGTCATTGCCACTTAAGCCTTCAAGAATGTCATCACCCCCTTGACCATTGATGACATCATTTGAATTGTCAAAGCCACTAACATTGTTGGATAGGTCGTTTAGGAAGGTGACTGTGTTCTTTTTAAAGACAGTGCTTTGGGTGGAGTTGGCATCGAAGACATCAAAGCTATCGGTGATAGTAGTTTGCCCATAAAACAGAATATTGCCCAAATCTACAGTGGCTCCAGTAGATTTGGTGAGGTTTTCCAGGTTTTCCAGGGCAAAGTTTTCCAGGATAAATCTGGTATCACCATACCCTTGAAAGCTGATTTCCAAACTTGTGCCATTCTGGGTGAGAAGTAAATTGTCGGCAGTGAAGTTACTATCGTCTTGGAATATCAGAGTGTCCACTTCGGCTATGACTGCTGCTGTGGGGTTTGTTCCTTTACCTACTCCATCAAAATCGGCGATCGTAGTAGTGCCATTATTAATGGTGTCGCTGTAGTACTCGTTGTCGTATAAGCCGTCGTAAACAAATTTATCCTTACCACCGCCGCCTGTAAGGCTATCATTGCCATTACCGCCTGTGAGGCTATCATCGCCATTACCACCATTAAGGGTGTTATTACCAGTGGCACCAGAGGCTATTAGAGTATCATTGCCATCGCCCCCAGAGAGGAGGTTATTGCCAGACGAGCGAGAGTTGAAGTAGGAGTCATATCTTTGGTAAATAAAGCCAGAGATGTCTAGAAAATCATTGCCATCGCCTCCAAAAAGCAGGTTATCGCCTGATGATCCACTAGCACTCAAGATATCATCACCATTACCACCGTTGAGGGTGTTATCGCCATCTGAGCCAGAGTCAGAGTCTGTGTACTGCTCACCCCTTACAATCCCAGAGATAGAGAGAGAATCATTGCCATCGCCCCCATCTAAGAGGTTATCGCCTAATGAACCGCTAGCATCTAAAGTATCATCACCAGCACCACCATTGAGGGTATTGTTGCCTAAAGAGCGATCGTCGTAGCTTGGTGAGTAGGCGTTGTAGTAGTTTCCGCCAGAGGTGGAGAGAAAATCATTGCCATCGCCACCATTAAACAGATTATTGCTTGAGGGGGAGTCAGCATACAAAGTATCGTCACCAACACCACCGTTGAGGGTATTATTGCCCGCGCCACCCCTCAAAATGTCATTGCCACTTAAGCCTTCAAGAATGTCATCACCCCCTTGACCATTGATGACATCATTTGAATTGTCAAAGCCACTAACATTGTTGGATAGGTCGTTTAGGAAGGTGACTGTGTTTTTTTTAAAGACAGTGCTTTGAGTGGAGTTAGCATCGAAGACATCAAAGCTGTCGGTGATGGTAGTTTGCCCATAAAACAGAATATTACCCAAATCTACAGTGGCTCCAGTAGATTTGGTGAGGTTTTCCAGGTTTTCCAGGGCAAAGTTTTCCAGGATGAATTTGTAACTAGCAAAGAAACTACTACCAAACCCTTGAAAGCCGATTTCCAAACTTGTGCCATTCTGGGCGAGGAGCAAGTTTTGGGCAGTAAAGCCACTATAGCCCTGGAAACTTAAGGTATCCACTTCGGCAATGACTGCTGCTGTTGGGTTTGTTCCTTTACCTACTCCACCGAAATCGGTGATCTTATTAATGTAGTTTGAGCCGCTGTCAAAAAAAAATATATCGTTGCCACCGCCACCAGTTAGGGTGTCGTTGTAACCGTCGTAATTAAAAGCGCCCTGTAGGGTGTCGTTACCTCTGGTTCCAATGATAATTGCCATAAGTTTTTCCTGATTGAATGGATTTTTGGAGTAAATTCAGTTGTCAATAATCGAGTTAATGCTGTTTGATGGCACAAATAATTTGCCAAAAGTTCAATCTTTCGGCATACAATATTCACTCTTTAGATAGATAGACTCGCCAATTGTTCATTAAATATTTCCCCTTTAATTCGCTTTCAAATATTACTTATCCCGGTATTGAGGACTATCTAAGTCTTAAGCACTGCACAAAATTTTAGTTGCTTTGTCAATGCATAAGTCTTACTAGTTTAAAAATAGGGAAAACTTGAGATGGCATAAAACACGGAATTGTTATGCATTCGTTGTCAGCCTAGCTTGCCGCCGTCGGCATCGCCCTTGAATTTCTATCTGAAAAATAGAAAACATCAAAATAACCTGACATCTAAGTAAATATCGAATATTTACTTAGATGTCTATCTTTTCAAAAAATCTTTGCATACTCTTCATATTTGTAAAAGACCATTTAGAAAGTAAATGTTAAATTGTAGCGTGCATTATCGCTGAGAGTACGACACCTGGGAATATGGTGCGTTACGGCTAAATTAGACTTTCTCAAACCCTCAAATTCCTACACAGCCGTAACACACCTACTTAATATTTACTTTATAAATCAATACGATTCAGTTAAGGGCTAAGTGTACAAAATTGTGGGTTTTCGAGACGCGATAAATCGCCGTCTCTACAAGTGTTTTGGTCTTATCTGAACTATAAATAGGCTCTAACCATTCCCCCCTGCCCACTGCCCACTGCCTCTTTTGCAAAGGGGAGAGCCATGCCTACGGCAGCAAGCTACGCAAACAATGGTAATCAAAATCTGATAAATTAAGTACACTCAGATGCTATATATGTATAAGTTTTTATGAGAAATGGTATAAAAATGCTTACTGTTACTCAAGCCAAGCCAGTTGCGATGCCTGCGACGCACGTAGCCATCGCAGTCTTTTCTTTCACCCTCTTTGTTTACAGCCAAGTCGCCTCGGCTGCTTTAACTTTACCCCTACGCAGCAAAAAGGGAATGGTGGTTTCAGCCCATCCCCTAGCGAGTGAAGCGGGAATTTCGATGTTACGCAAAGGTGGTAATGCAGTGGATGCAGCTGTAGCCACAACCTTTGCAATTTCTGTAGTTGAGCCTTTTTCAGCCGGAATCGGTGGCGGCGGATTTTTGCTGATGCACTCTGAGAAAACTGGCGACATCAAAGCATTAGATTTCCGTGAACGCGCACCCCTGAAAGCTACAAAAAATATGTATCTTGACGCAGAAGGAAAGGTGCGTCCCAATGCAAGTATTAAAGGTTATTTAGCAGTGGCGACACCAGGAACGGTGTCGGGACTTTATGAAGTGCATCGTCGCTATGGTAAGCTTTCTTGGCAAGAGGTGATGAAACCTGCGATCGCACTCGCTAAAGATGGCTTCATTCTGGGCGATGTAGCAACTTGGCGTTATCTGCAAACAAACCAATCTAGCCAGCCAGCACTTCTTAACAATCCAGCCCTGCGGGAAATATTCACTCGCAAGGGTGAATTTTACAAACCAGGGGACAAGCTAGTGCAGCGTGATTTAGCACGTACTTTAGCTACAATTGCCCAAAATCCCCAAAGTTTTTACACCGGAAGTATTGCTCGTGCGATCGCTTCTGATATGGTAAAAAATGGTGGTTTAATTACTTTAGAAGACCTCAAAGCCTACAAACCAATCTGGCGCACTCCCGTTTGTGGAAATTTTCGCCAAGCTAAAATTTGCTCAATGCCACCACCTTCATCGGGAGGCGTTCACCTATTGCAGATTTTAAATATTATTGGTGATACCGATTTTAAATCTTTGAGATGGCATCATCCCGACGCTATACATTTAATGGTAGAGGCAATGAAGATTGCTTACAGCGATCGCTCACAATATTTAGGCGATCCTGATTTTGTCAAAGTCCCTGTACAAGAACTGCTTAGTCCAGCTTACGCCAAAAAACGCCGTCAAGAAATTAATATGCAAGTGGCTAGACCCTCGATCGAGATCAAGCCAGTAGATTTGAATTCCAAATGTCTGCGTTTTTCCCCATCCCCTTGTCCTCGGTATGAATCTCCTGAAACCAGCCATCTTAGTGTTGTGGATGAAGAACGCAACGCCGTGAGTTTGACTTTCACGATTAATCTCAGTTTTGGTGCTGGTATAGTGACACCAAGAACTGGAATTGTCCTCAACAATGAGATGGATGATTTTGCTGCTGCGCCAGGAGTACCTAATGCCTTTGGTTTGGTTGGTAACGATGCCAATAGCATTGCACCCCGCAAAACTCCTCTATCCAGCATGACTCCCACAATTGTCACAGAAAATGGTCATTTTCGGATGGCAGTGGGTGCGCCTGGTGGTAGCACCATCATCACCCAGGTTTTGCAAGTGATTTTAAATGTGCTGGAATACAACATGGATGTTGGTGCGGCTGTTTCTGTTCCACGCATACATCATCAATGGCTACCAGATGAGTTGCGCGTCGAATCCTGGGGCTTAGATGCTTTAACTGTGCAAGACTTACGCCGTCGGGGACACAAAATAAAGGAAACTGCTCCCTGGGGTAATGGTAACGCGATCGCGGTTACACCCGATGGAACTCTAGAAGGGGCCGCCGATCCTCGCGGTGAAGGTTCCCCAAGAGGTTTGTGAGCGAGTGAGAAATTGGGGAGACGCAACGACGCGCAGAATAACTAATGATAAATGACCAATGACAAATAACAAATGACCAATGACAAATGACAAATGACAAATAACTATTGATTTTGAATTGTTGACTCTGCGTAGCTGCTGTTGCCAAACTCGTTTGCCCTTGCGCTAGGTACTAATGTCCAACCTGCTTTCAGAAGTTTTTGATAAGTTGCCCAACCTTTAGAACCACCTGGTATTTGATAATCTGGGACTGCAAAATGTCCAAAAGTGGTGTAGGGACGCCAAGGCTGATTGGGTTCTGTCTGCAAATACAAAATTTTCTCTCCATCGCCACCAGACTTAGATAACCAGCACATTTGTCGATGCATTGCAAACTCCTTTGCTTTTAGCTAATAACTAACGCATAATGACAGAATTTTGTCAAGTTACACCTCACCCTTGTGGAGTAATTTTTTGCCTAATACTTTAGACAAGGTGTAATTAATTTCTATCCATTATTAGGATAATTACTTAACAATTCATGCCTAGAGGACAGCTGTTAGTAGGACACAAAGATAAACAGTTTTCGCTCACCTTCTTGATTGGGTGAGATTTTTCTAATGTTATCCGCGTTTTTTATGATTGGGTGTAACAATAACTACTGTTTTGACTGGGGTTCGCAATCAGACTATTTGTTTTTCTGATTATATTAATCACAGATTTTGGAAATGACTTATAAAACAGGAGTCAGAATTCAGAATTCAGAATTCAGAATTGGTGAATACTCTACCCATAAAGGGATAGAGTTTTAAGGCGAGAATATTTTAATTTTTTTCACCCACTAAACACTTGCTTTTTACCAATATTCGTCACCCACTCGTACAGAATTCATCCGCTCATTCTGACCAAAGCTAACGAAAACGTCTCTGGCTTTGCTCCTGAGTTCTGAATTCTTCTTATAAATTTTTGTTGATTAGAAGTAGTGCAGGGAGAATTTGCCCAACTACAGCTAAAATTAATAAATACAATAGAATAAAGAGCAATTTAACAATCCAAAGCGCTCTATCAATCATTCAGCAAGCACTATGGAAGTCTTAGAACTCAAACGCGAAATCGAAACGTTGTCTGGCCGCCTGGGTAAAACCCAGGACTATCTTTGACGTACCTGCACTGACAGCCAAAATTCAAGACCTCGAAAAAATATCTGCTCAACCAGAATTTTGGAATGACCAAACCCAAGCCCAACAAACCCTACAAGAACTCAACGACCTGAAAGCCCACCTCCAGCAATACGATCAGTGGCACGCCAATTTAGAAGATACTAAGGCAGTTGTTGAGTTATTGGAGTTAGAAACCGATGAGGCACTACTCCAAGAAGCGGAATCTACCATCACTAAACTGAATCGTGACCTTGACCAGTGGGAGTTACAACAGTTACTTTCCGGGCCTTATGATGCTGAAGGTGCTGTACTGACCATTAGTGCTGGCGCTGGTGGCACAGATGCTCAAGACTGGGCATTTATGCTGATGCGGATGTACACCCGTTGGGGCGAAGCTCACGGCTATAAGGT encodes:
- a CDS encoding glycine betaine ABC transporter substrate-binding protein, with the protein product MKRFLALCFLTFALLLVITSCTPSSNSNNGGNIILASKDFTEQDILGELLAQQIEATTNLKVDRRPRLGGSFVCHSAITAGKIDAYIEYTGTAFTGILKQKAVNDPKEVYERLKQAYSQQFNLEVMPSLGFENTFAMIIRGEDAKRNNIETLSQATQYTPKWRGGFGYEFLEREDGFPGLAKTYDLRFAKSPQIMDLGLIYRALIQKQVDMVAGNSTDGQISRLGLVVLKDDKKYFPPYETVPIVRQEILKKYPELRTAIASLSGKISADEMRQLNYLVEGELRDIKDVVHEFRISKGFK
- a CDS encoding beta strand repeat-containing protein; translated protein: MAIIIGTRGNDTLQGAFNYDGYNDTLTGGGGNDIFFFDSGSNYINKITDFGGVGKGTNPTAAVIAEVDTLSFQGYSGFTAQNLLLAQNGTSLEIGFQGFGSSFFASYKFILENFALENLENLTKSTGATVDLGNILFYGQTTITDSFDVFDANSTQSTVFKKNTVTFLNDLSNNVSGFDNSNDVINGQGGDDILEGLSGNDILRGGAGNNTLNGGVGDDTLYADSPSSNNLFNGGDGNDFLSTSGGNYYNAYSPSYDDRSLGNNTLNGGAGDDTLDASGSLGDNLLDGGDGNDSLSISGIVRGEQYTDSDSGSDGDNTLNGGNGDDILSASGSSGDNLLFGGDGNDFLDISGFIYQRYDSYFNSRSSGNNLLSGGDGNDTLIASGATGNNTLNGGNGDDSLTGGNGNDSLTGGGGKDKFVYDGLYDNEYYSDTINNGTTTIADFDGVGKGTNPTAAVIAEVDTLIFQDDSNFTADNLLLTQNGTSLEISFQGYGDTRFILENFALENLENLTKSTGATVDLGNILFYGQTTITDSFDVFDANSTQSTVFKKNTVTFLNDLSNNVSGFDNSNDVINGQGGDDILEGLSGNDILRGGDGNNILNGGDGNDTLNGGTGNNTLNGGNGNDSLNFDSLSTLVTQTVDGGAGNDSLSFSYSSATTGITSTFNPTTNITVISSTADTTVFSYKNIEQLNITGTDYDDYLLGSNGNDTLRPGNGNDTVDGGAGDDLLDISLSTGNHLLNGGDGNDSLQALSDIYYDEFGNFVSGSISGDNTLNGGAGNDYLDIYSSTGNNLLDGGDGNDILGVSSAGNNVLYGGNGNDILNVFGSGNNLLDGGDGDDSLTASSNSGNNTLIGGNGDDTLRGGSGDSILIGGSGNDRLFGEGGIDTFVFNSFDEGLDRIRDFVAINELIQVSAAGFGGGLSAGVLKTSQFTLGESATTSTQRFIYNSTTGALFFDQDGNAGAFTQVQFAELSTGLSLTNNNFVVV
- the ggt gene encoding gamma-glutamyltransferase, with amino-acid sequence MPATHVAIAVFSFTLFVYSQVASAALTLPLRSKKGMVVSAHPLASEAGISMLRKGGNAVDAAVATTFAISVVEPFSAGIGGGGFLLMHSEKTGDIKALDFRERAPLKATKNMYLDAEGKVRPNASIKGYLAVATPGTVSGLYEVHRRYGKLSWQEVMKPAIALAKDGFILGDVATWRYLQTNQSSQPALLNNPALREIFTRKGEFYKPGDKLVQRDLARTLATIAQNPQSFYTGSIARAIASDMVKNGGLITLEDLKAYKPIWRTPVCGNFRQAKICSMPPPSSGGVHLLQILNIIGDTDFKSLRWHHPDAIHLMVEAMKIAYSDRSQYLGDPDFVKVPVQELLSPAYAKKRRQEINMQVARPSIEIKPVDLNSKCLRFSPSPCPRYESPETSHLSVVDEERNAVSLTFTINLSFGAGIVTPRTGIVLNNEMDDFAAAPGVPNAFGLVGNDANSIAPRKTPLSSMTPTIVTENGHFRMAVGAPGGSTIITQVLQVILNVLEYNMDVGAAVSVPRIHHQWLPDELRVESWGLDALTVQDLRRRGHKIKETAPWGNGNAIAVTPDGTLEGAADPRGEGSPRGL